A window of Candidatus Woesearchaeota archaeon genomic DNA:
CAAGGTCTCCTGCGTTTATCTCGTTGATTATCTTGACTTCAACAGGGAGGCTTCCTGCAGCTTTTCTCAGGTTGCATTCCTTTGAGACAACGATGAGGATTCCCCTGTTTCTCACATATCTCCTGCCCCTTGATTTTCCCTTTCCTGCGCGGATTCTTACTTTTCCGTTTCTTTCCATCTCTTCGCTGAATCCGAGCTTTTCAAGCGCCAGGGAAACTTCCTTTGTCTTTCTGAGCTCCTCAAAGTCGTTTGTTATTATGAACGGGTATTCCTTTGGTATTATGTGCCCTCTTGCAGAAACAATTTTTGGATTCATTGTTGCAGAGAGGCTGCTTCTTATTGCCTTCTTGTTCTCTTTCTTGTTTATCTTCTGAATGACTATCTTCTCTGACTTTGGAGGATGGGCTCCTCTTCCGCCAACTGTTCCCGGCATAAGCGCTCCCACCCAGAAGAAGCTTGAGCCTCTTCTTGTCATGGTCTTTCTTGGAATCCTTGAGATTCCCTTTCCATATGTTCCCTTGAAGTTTCTTCTCCTTCTTGAGAGCTTTGCAGAAGGCCTCTGTCCTGCTTCTTTGAATGCGCCGTAGCTCTGCCTTTTGCCGTTCTCTATTGCAAGAACCGCTCTTTGTATGAGGTCGCTTCTTACTTCCTCATCAAACTGGGCTGGCAGCTTTGCTTTTCCTATTTCCTTCTTTTCCAGGTTGAGTATGTTTAATTGCATTTTATCCTCAGTTTAATCATTCTTTATCTGAAATAAGATTCTTCATCTGGAGCGCGCCTTCAGGAAGCTTTTTCTTCTCCCTTATTGCGCAGTTCATCCTTATCAGGCGCTTTTCGCTTCCTGCAACAGAGCCTTTTATGAGCACGTATGGGTTTCTGATTTTTCCGTAATGCTCAAATCCGGATTTCACGTTTATGTCGTCCTTTCCGACTTTGAATATGAGCTTGTTGTATTCAGTTCTGAGGTGGTACCCCATCTGCCCTGCGTGTGCTACCCTGTACATTATCTTTCCCTGGGAGCACCAGTCTGACAAGCTTCCCGGTCCCCTCTTTGTGGCTTCTGACTTGTGGGCTCTTATTGCAACTCCGAACCTTTTTACAGGTCCCTGTATGCCGTAGCCCTTTGTGACTGCATGAATGTCAACCCTTTCCCCTTCCCTCAGCACTTCATCAACTGTAATGTCTTTGCCTATCCTTTCCTTAAGATAGTTGAATTTGTCCTTGACATCCCCTGAAAGCGCTGTTTCAAAAATTTCCGGTTTTTTCTTTCCTATTCCGGTAGAAGAAGGTTTTGTATAAACAAGCGCCCTTATGTCGCTGAAATCAGAAAGTTTTCCCCCGATTTCTTTCATTTTGTCTTCGAAGGATTTTTTTGAAAGGCATATTTTTCGTGAAAGCTCTTTTTCGCTTCCAACAAGAATTTCTGTTGCAACCTTCGGGTTGCCGTTGATGTTTTTGTAGAATCTGATTGATGCGAGCCTTAATGGCGGGCATTCAATAATTGTAACGGGGCTCACTATCTCTTCCCCTTTTGTGAGCGATGCAGCCCTGCTGTCGAGGATTATTGCCTGCATCATTCCAACTTTGTAGCCGGCAAATCCAAGAATAGCGCATTCCTTCCTGTCTGCAGCATAGGTTCTTATTCTTGCATAGGGCCTTTGTGCTCTCTTTCTCGGCCAAAATTGCATGCTTCCTTTGTGAGGGCTTCTTGTGGTTGGCATTTTTTATCAGTTTTTTTATTTTTTTGAATATTTGCTGTTAAAAGCCTCTTAAGTTATTCAGAATAAGGTTTTGACTAAAACCGTACTGAAAAACTTTTTTTCCAGGCTCGTTTAGTTCACTATTTCTTCTGCATATGGCTTTTTCCAAATGCCAAAATACCGAACTCTAAACTGGGAAAAGGAACCCGTTTATAAAGCTTTCTAATCAGGGGGTGAAAATCGGTTTTTCTCCCGGATTCTGCATTTTTTGGCTGTTTTTTAACCTCCAATTTTTAATAATCAGTATTTTTCAATAATTTCCTGTATTTTTTTTTAATTATGGCATTAATTATTTATTTATTATCACATTTAAACGAAGGATAGTTTTTCTTTTTCATCTAAAGTTTTATAAGTATGCGGGATTAATTTTCTTTCATGGACGAAAATGAAAGAGGGGAAAGAAGGGTTTTTGCTGCAATAACAGATGCAGGGCTTGAGGATTTTTCTCTTGAGGAAATAATTGAAATTCTTGGAAAGAATGCTGAGATTGTCTCAAAGGGAAGGTGTGTTGTGAAATTCATCGCATCTTATGAGCAGGCATGCCGGCTCTGCTATCTCGCGCAGTCAATAAAAAGGTGCATCCTGGTTTTTTCAGATGCAGAGATTTCAGCAAATCTTGAGGAAAGCGCTGAATCTGTTTCAGCCCTTCTGAAAAAGGAGGAGCTGGAGTTCCTGAAAGATTCCTCGTTTATGGTTGAATGCGAGAGGACAGGGAGCCACAACTTCCAGAGCGTTGACCTTGCACGGGAAATCGGCGCTTCAATCATGAAGATGGTGGGCTGCCATGTTGAATTTAAGAATCCAAAATATATGCTGTTCTCCCTTGCGGCTGAAAACCACTGCATTACCGGGCTTGACTTTTCCGGCTTTGACCTGAGCAAGAGGGAATACAAGATTTTCAACCATCCGAATTCCCTCAAGGGGACAGTTGCATATGCGCTTTTCAGGAATGGCTTTGATGCTGTTGAAAAGATTGGAAATAAGAATAAACCATCTGAATATTCAATCCTCAACCCCTTCTGCCGTTCTGGAGTTGTTGCAATCGAGGGCGCGATATTCTCTTCAAGGCTTCCAATACATTATTTCAGGAAAGACGCTTTTTCATTTCTGGGATTTGAATTCCTGAAAGAGAGTTTAGATTTTTCCCAGATTTTCTCAAAAATTGATGCAGATGCGGTAAATGATTCTGACAAGTCCTTTCGTATTTTTGCCTCGGACAGGGAAATCAGAAATATTTCTTCTGCAAAGAAGAATGCGAAGATTGCAGGTGTTGAGAAGAAAATCCGCTTCAGCAGGAATGACATGGAATGGCTGGACATAAAGTTTGATGACAGGATTATTGATTCAATAATCTCTGATGTATCCCTTTCAAAGATTGACAACCGCGAAAAGGTCTGGAAGGAGTTTTTCAACCAGTGCAGCCTGCTTTTGAAGGACAGCGGCGCAATTTCAATTGTCTCAAGGGATGAGGAGATTATGAAAAAATTTGCAGGGGAATACGGCTTTTGCATATCTCAGCACAAGCAGGTCTGGCAGGGGCAGCAGCTCCTTGATTTCTATCTCATTAAAAGAAAGGAATAAATTCTTATCCCAGGTATCTCCAGATTTCAACTCTTCCTTCGCTCCCTTCTTCAGAGTGCGCAAGCCTGAAGCTCTCATTGTTTCTCAGAAGAAACAGAAGCCCCTCTTCCTTTTTTTCCCAGACAAGCCCGTTTTTCATATCAGGTGTTATCAGGATGTATCCCGTATCGTATTTGCTAAGGAGCGCCCTTGTTTTTTCAAGGCTCCTTGAATAAAATATTGAATTGGAGTCGTTCAGGCGCTCGCTTCTGTTTTCTGCATATGCAAAATTCTCATCTGATACCGCCTTTCCCCTGAAGTATTCAATCCAGAATCCATTTGTATAATGGGAGAATACTGTGCTTCCCGCCCTTTCTTTTTCAGAAAGCCACTCCAGAGATTTTATTATGCTCGCATCCGGCCCCGCAGTTGAAGCCCGCATTATGAATAAGACAGTTGAGAAGAGGAGCCCGCAGAAAACAAGGACAATTGTGGTGTCCCTGACAATCTTCAGGTTCCATCTTCTGTTCATTATGAATGATATTGCGCTTCCTGAGAATATTGCAGCGGAAAACGCAAGAGGCAGCACTGAGTCTGAATTAAGGAGAAAGGCAGTTATGAAAAGCAATGAAAGGAAATAGCTCAGGTATAATGAAGCCCTGTTTTTCCACATCACAAAAAATCCTATTGTGCCAAGCATTATCTGGAATATGCTTATTCCGTTTATGGGCCCAAGCTCTGAAATAAGCCGCGATACCCCGCTTTCCAAAGGCGCTTTTGGAAGCCCGTACCTGAACAAAGTAATCTGGTATATTGGTGAAATGCAGAGCATGACTGTGAGAAGCACAATCAGCCTTGAGCGCTTTTCAGGGTTATTGTATGTGTAAATTGTGCTCATAATTATTGCAGTTATGAAATTGAGGAATCCAAAAAGCCCTGCTGCAAGGAAAAGGAAAAGGCTTATGATAAAATAGGATTCCCTGTCGCTTGTGAAGAAGTAAAATGCAGAAAGGAGAAGCATTATCCCCATAATCTGCGAGTTTGAGAAAGTTCCGGAATAGAGGAATGCGGGCGTTGCAATCAGGGAGACGAGTATAAGCCACCTTCTGAAGATGGGAATCCCTGATTTTTTCAGTATCAGGTAAAAGAAAAGTATTGCTGCTGCTGCGCATATCGGAGGGAAAATTATTGACGCATTTTTTATTCCGATAAATCTTCCAAAAAAGGCAAGCACATAATCATATGGGTTGAAGACAATTGGCGCCATTCCAAAGCTTGACATGTCATTCTTCTCCGCATTTCCCGAAAGAATTGATTCAGCAATCCTTGCATGGTAGTATGGCGCGCTTCCGGGAATTATTGACTCATATTTAACTGCCCTTATGAGATAAAAGCATCCGATTATTATCAGAAATCCTATGAATGCGTAAAGCAGAGTCTGCCATTCCTTAAGCTTTATGCCAATTGCATTTTCTGAAAATTCCTCTGAATTGAACCTTTTTTTCAGTTTTCCCTTCAGTCTTTTTTCTGCCATTTTTAGCTCTTCTTATTCATCTGAAAGCCTGCACAGCACACGGTATATCATTATTTTCGGATTGCTGTAAACCAGTTTGAAGCATTTTTCATCACCTGAGAATTCAAGCAGGTTTTTTCCGAATTCCTTCTCTTCCCTCTCTGAAAGGTAAATGAAATCCGCATTGTATTTGTCAAGTATTCTTAATGCAGCAGTCTCATATGGAGTTGAATATGCTTCCCTGATATCACTGTATCTCTGGTTTATCTGCTCAATCAGGAAAAAGTTTGAGTCAATTACATTTCTGCATCCGGAAAAATAGTTTATGAGAGTTCCAGATTCGGGCGATGACAAAACAGCGCTTTCAGGGAATTCATCCGATACATTTTCCCTCAGGAAATCCATCGCAGAAATCTCATCATCTGAAACTGAGCCCTTTACAGATTCAGCTGCGTATATGAATGAGTTGAATATTGATGATACTGCAAGAAGGGAGATTATGGCGTAGGATATTATCCTTTTTCTTGAGGCAAGCTTTGTCTTTTCTATGTATAACATCAAAACCCGGTAGAAGAACCCGAAAAGCAGCGCAAATATCACTCCGAGAATCATTAAGCCAAGGCTGAACTCAATCAGCTTCAGCCAGAGGAGAAGCATTGCAGAAAGGGCAAATGCAGTCAGGAGATATATGTTCTTTTTCCTTTCCTTCTGCGTGTAATTGTACAGCACATAAATCCCTGCAAGGAAAGGTATTACATTTATCTTGTATATCACATCAAGCATGTTGAGCTTCTGAAAATACCTTGCCATTATGTCAGTCGGAAGGTTTTTCCACACCATTGAAAGCCCGTGCGCAAGGAATGCATCCTTGAATACTATGAAGTTAAGCCATAATATGAATATTATTGAGAACAAGATAAGCTCCTTTCTTGAACTGCTTTCCCCTATATTGTCAACTTCAACCAGCAGGAGATACATTACGAGCGCCATGAGAAAAAGCAGAACAAGCGAATCAAGGAGTGCGCAAAAAACCATTGTTATGAGAAAGTATATGACAGATGAGCGCTCCTTTTCGCTCTTCATGAAAAAGTAAAGCATGAGAAAATTTGCAGGTATGCTCATTGAAAGTGTGCCCAGATTATTTATTGTCTCGCTGATTATTATCGGAGAGAATCCTGCTGCAAATCCTGCAATCAGGGATGCCTTCCTGCTTCCGCTTATTTCAAGGCTTATCAGGTATACTACTAAAACTGTAAGGGATGCGCAAAGGTTCATGAATACCTTGAAGATTGTTTCGGGCGATGCAATCCTTCCAAATACTGCGTATAATCCGGCGCAAATGTAGTGCATTCCCGGGAGAAAGAGAAATGTCCTTCCGGAATAGCTAAGTTCATCTCTGAATATCGGAGCTCCGGTCTTTGCAATGTTAATTATCTGCCTCAGGTTGAAGTATGATGAATCATCAGAAAATGTTTTCGTCTGCAGCGAAAAGAAGAGCCTGAATGCAAAGATTAGAATGAGGATTGCAATCAGCCATTTTTCCTCTTTCCTGATTTCCATTTTGGCTTATCCCTCTTATCCATCTATTCCTAAGTTATTCTTGTTCCGGGCTCAATTTTCCTTTCTGTTGTCAGAAGCACGCACTTGTCGCCATTTTCAGTTTCTGCGCAAAGAAGCATCCCCTCTGAAATTTCTCCGCCGAATTTAGCCTTCTTGAGGTTTGCAAGAACAATGATTTCCTTTCCCATGATTTCATCCTCCTTATAGTAAGGGACAAGGCTTGTCACAATCTGAATGGGCTTTTCCAGCCCTATCTCGACCTGGAGTTTGTAGAGCTTTTCTGTTTTGGGAACCCTTTCAATTTCTATGACTTTTCCAACCCTTAAGTCAAGCTTCTTCCAGTCCTCAAAATTAATTTCTTCCATTTTTACTTCTCCTTTATCTTTACAAGGTCTCCTATTGTCATTGAGTTGCCGCCCTTTTTTTCCGAATAGTGAACATGCGTTTCCTCAACCTCTTCAACTATCTTTATCTTGAGAATCCTTTCAATCTTTCTTGCAAGTTCTATTGGCGGCGTGAATTCACCCGTCTCAAGCTTGTGAAGGAGGGAATCCTTTACTGAAATCATCTTTGCAAAGTCCTCCTGCTTGAGATTGAGCTCCTCTCTCCTGTTCCTTATCTTGGCTGAAAATCCCTCAACTATCTTTTCCACAATCTCCGGCTTTTCAGGGATGCTTTCCCTTCTTTTTTCCTCATCCTCTGTTTTTTTCCTTTCGACTTCTGCGCTCTTGTGCCCGACTACCTTGCCAAATTTGCTGCACTTGGCGCAGGCATTCATTTCTGTCCCTTCGACATCAATCCTGAAAAGCTCATCGCCCTCTTTTCCGCAAAGCTCGCAAACCATATTGCCTGTTTTCATTTTGCATTCCTTCCCCCTTTAGCCGGAATAAAATTAATGCTTATTGTCCTTTCCCTAGGACCGTCAAATTCAGCAAGCATTATCCTCTGCCAGGTTCCGAGCTCCATTTTCCCCTTTTTCACAGGAACCAGTTTTTCAGCGCCAATTATCGCTGATTTTATGTGGGCTTCTGCATTGCTGTCAATCCTGTTGTGCTCATATTTTCCTTTCGGGACAATTCCTGAAAGCGAGAGCATTATGTCGCGCTTAAGCCCCTCTTCACCCTCATTTATTATTATTGAAGCTGTTGTGTGCTTTGACAATATAAGCAAGAACCCATCCCTTTTTGAAATCTTGGTTAAAATCTTTTCAATCTCAGGAGTTATGTCAATAAGCCCTTCCCTGCACTCTGTCTTGATGTGCAATTCAGCCATGAGCCACACCCCTTTTTTCACTCAAACCAGATATTAATACAGAATTAAATCTTTTCAGCGAAATATTTAAATGTTCCTCTTTGGCGGATTTTTTTATTTTTAATCCTT
This region includes:
- a CDS encoding secondary thiamine-phosphate synthase enzyme YjbQ, with the translated sequence MAELHIKTECREGLIDITPEIEKILTKISKRDGFLLILSKHTTASIIINEGEEGLKRDIMLSLSGIVPKGKYEHNRIDSNAEAHIKSAIIGAEKLVPVKKGKMELGTWQRIMLAEFDGPRERTISINFIPAKGGRNAK
- a CDS encoding THUMP domain-containing protein; translation: MDENERGERRVFAAITDAGLEDFSLEEIIEILGKNAEIVSKGRCVVKFIASYEQACRLCYLAQSIKRCILVFSDAEISANLEESAESVSALLKKEELEFLKDSSFMVECERTGSHNFQSVDLAREIGASIMKMVGCHVEFKNPKYMLFSLAAENHCITGLDFSGFDLSKREYKIFNHPNSLKGTVAYALFRNGFDAVEKIGNKNKPSEYSILNPFCRSGVVAIEGAIFSSRLPIHYFRKDAFSFLGFEFLKESLDFSQIFSKIDADAVNDSDKSFRIFASDREIRNISSAKKNAKIAGVEKKIRFSRNDMEWLDIKFDDRIIDSIISDVSLSKIDNREKVWKEFFNQCSLLLKDSGAISIVSRDEEIMKKFAGEYGFCISQHKQVWQGQQLLDFYLIKRKE
- a CDS encoding tRNA-binding protein, translating into MEEINFEDWKKLDLRVGKVIEIERVPKTEKLYKLQVEIGLEKPIQIVTSLVPYYKEDEIMGKEIIVLANLKKAKFGGEISEGMLLCAETENGDKCVLLTTERKIEPGTRIT
- a CDS encoding 50S ribosomal protein L3, whose amino-acid sequence is MPTTRSPHKGSMQFWPRKRAQRPYARIRTYAADRKECAILGFAGYKVGMMQAIILDSRAASLTKGEEIVSPVTIIECPPLRLASIRFYKNINGNPKVATEILVGSEKELSRKICLSKKSFEDKMKEIGGKLSDFSDIRALVYTKPSSTGIGKKKPEIFETALSGDVKDKFNYLKERIGKDITVDEVLREGERVDIHAVTKGYGIQGPVKRFGVAIRAHKSEATKRGPGSLSDWCSQGKIMYRVAHAGQMGYHLRTEYNKLIFKVGKDDINVKSGFEHYGKIRNPYVLIKGSVAGSEKRLIRMNCAIREKKKLPEGALQMKNLISDKE
- the rplD gene encoding 50S ribosomal protein L4, whose amino-acid sequence is MQLNILNLEKKEIGKAKLPAQFDEEVRSDLIQRAVLAIENGKRQSYGAFKEAGQRPSAKLSRRRRNFKGTYGKGISRIPRKTMTRRGSSFFWVGALMPGTVGGRGAHPPKSEKIVIQKINKKENKKAIRSSLSATMNPKIVSARGHIIPKEYPFIITNDFEELRKTKEVSLALEKLGFSEEMERNGKVRIRAGKGKSRGRRYVRNRGILIVVSKECNLRKAAGSLPVEVKIINEINAGDLAPGAVPGRATLFTQKAIEIIEKEKMFE
- a CDS encoding multiprotein bridging factor aMBF1 — encoded protein: MKTGNMVCELCGKEGDELFRIDVEGTEMNACAKCSKFGKVVGHKSAEVERKKTEDEEKRRESIPEKPEIVEKIVEGFSAKIRNRREELNLKQEDFAKMISVKDSLLHKLETGEFTPPIELARKIERILKIKIVEEVEETHVHYSEKKGGNSMTIGDLVKIKEK